From the Variovorax paradoxus genome, the window GTGCGCTCGCTGCAGGCGTTGGTGGCCCGGCTGGACACGCTGCTGGAACTCAGGCAGGCCGAGTCGAACCGCCTGGAGGTCGCCCACGACGCGGTCAGGTCGTCTCTCACCGCGGTCATCTCGAGCCTGGACGAGTCCATCAAGGACGTGCGCATGCAGATCCGCAAGACCATCGACGACGACCCTGATCTGCGGCAACGCGGCGAACTGCTCGCCTCGATCCCGGGCCTCGGGGACAGGACAATTCCCCAGCTGCTCGCATACATCGGGCGTCCCGAGCGATTCGGCTGCGTCAAGGCGCTGATTGCCTATGCCAGCCTCACGCCGATGATCAGACAGTCCGGCACATCGTTGGACAAGCGACGAGGAACGCATCCTCAGGGGCATCGGGAGTTCAGGAACGCGCTTTACTTCCCGGCCATGGTGGCCGGCAGATACAACCCGTTGGTGGCCGAGTTCTGGCAGCGCCTGAAGGCGCAGAACAAGCCCGGCAAGGTCATCGTCGTGGCCTGCATGCACAAGCTCCTGGCCATCGCCTACGGCGTGCTGAAGTCGGGCAAACCCTTCGATGCGAACCATCATCCCAAGGCAGTCTGTGGTTGACAAGCAGAACGGTGTCTTAAGTCAACAGGTGTGCCACCACAGCCTGGCACGATCATCCAGCAAACTGACCGAAATCTGGAGCATTCTTCTGCGCCGTTCCGAATGTGTGGTCCTTTCACAGCTGCCACCCAATCCTTGTCCTATACGTGAGCGGCTTGTGCGCTATGACCTCATAGCCTATTAAGCGCTGGCCCGACTGACTGGAAGAGATACAGTGGGGG encodes:
- a CDS encoding IS110 family transposase; protein product: MDISKMKLDVAWLRADGKYRSKVFPNNAGGFAELLRWLQSNLPDGKATAHVCMEATGTYHEALALFLHDQAVAVSVVNPLQVKRFMELEGVRNKTDGGDAKALARFCDKTAPALWEAPSAGVRSLQALVARLDTLLELRQAESNRLEVAHDAVRSSLTAVISSLDESIKDVRMQIRKTIDDDPDLRQRGELLASIPGLGDRTIPQLLAYIGRPERFGCVKALIAYASLTPMIRQSGTSLDKRRGTHPQGHREFRNALYFPAMVAGRYNPLVAEFWQRLKAQNKPGKVIVVACMHKLLAIAYGVLKSGKPFDANHHPKAVCG